The Streptomyces sp. DH-12 genome has a window encoding:
- a CDS encoding ATP-binding protein has protein sequence MRDGHRADAERLLTRAVEEEVRRSGGRADGKVLLSRARGALDAMARTAAEEYAAYTRALDEAEAGQLTFRQRYAREGGGTPLLVAGVAGVAAIVADMALGTGTGTALGAGVAVGVAGAATTVVKVAGSHLPAAHRRAGAAGQPGGVEQLRLQWLTALEVRGIRPFLDQQRILAASTAPKRTGPRLRGADKSAAARGRSVLEQSFGQLPEPHGPFAGRRQEMARIRQWVQAARASTETRPTVVVLHGAPGSGRTTLAVRAAHELKDHFRGACVVDLRGDGSGEPALSTRDALLHLLNRLGAPREQLLFRERTSPDQQVKRLSELYHQHLTGTPVAIVLDDASDPQQVRTLLPERSDSLVLVTSRSPLGLPEDLPARVHRLPVEPLDAAGAEELLTAVAQDASGPYDAESAERVRELCGGLPLALRLAGAALGPRSALALATGLDGYGPVEPVERALWLRYTDQPDTVRRLLRRLALAGRASLGAAAAAALLSTDEAEATRHLEALHRAGLIDRVRHGRYRLHALVRAFAQARLLDEEDPDERAAAHERLIVTYAELADSVLRLVDGNMSTRSDRFGPYGFTSLDEALRWLDDESSFITAALRHAEGVNQAAVLNLLGALCDYCLLRGDLYRLGEINELAQTVDEGLLVRSVQWRTGIAARQLGELDTARTTLTSVVDLYREAQHEAGAARALTSLGITLHHQGNLTEASARLREAMGLQASDALAADRAWTMHALAAVERDRARLAEALELLTGSLVLHRAGESLHGQAWAHFQLGQLHLRRGDVPRAEEELRTALGLYGRTRDARGEAWALTELARARLVDGDAGPAVEELRRAAARHRDNEDARGEAWTLYYLGQALEESGDLDSAVRELERARTMFSRMRDVYGLACARHHSARVTRDQRAARTGSLRNSGFARQLLVDARADFQRIQVAHGEAWTCLELAVVDAGNARTQQALALCDEAVALFVSYGDRRGEDWARFLRCTLLPYAAPGGTEVGTAVARQELADLAVAVHPARDPRLTDSVEAYRLLLERGVSLDTGWQAWNLGLVPGRHAREVMGVPVPLDA, from the coding sequence ATGAGGGACGGTCATCGGGCCGATGCCGAACGGCTGTTGACACGGGCCGTGGAGGAGGAGGTGCGCCGGTCGGGCGGGCGCGCCGACGGAAAGGTGCTGCTCTCCCGGGCACGCGGCGCGCTGGACGCGATGGCGCGCACGGCGGCCGAGGAGTACGCGGCGTACACCCGCGCCCTGGACGAGGCGGAGGCGGGCCAGCTCACGTTCCGGCAGCGGTACGCCCGTGAGGGCGGCGGGACGCCGTTGCTGGTGGCCGGGGTCGCGGGTGTGGCCGCGATCGTCGCCGACATGGCGCTCGGCACGGGTACCGGGACCGCGCTCGGCGCGGGCGTGGCCGTCGGGGTGGCCGGCGCGGCGACGACCGTGGTGAAGGTCGCCGGGTCGCACCTGCCCGCCGCCCACCGCCGGGCCGGCGCGGCGGGCCAGCCGGGCGGGGTGGAGCAGCTGCGGCTGCAGTGGCTGACGGCGCTGGAGGTGCGCGGCATCCGGCCGTTCCTCGACCAGCAGCGGATCCTCGCCGCGTCCACGGCGCCGAAGCGGACCGGGCCGCGGCTGCGCGGCGCCGACAAGAGCGCGGCGGCCCGCGGACGGAGCGTCCTGGAGCAGTCGTTCGGGCAGCTCCCGGAGCCGCACGGCCCGTTCGCGGGGCGGCGGCAGGAGATGGCGCGGATCCGGCAGTGGGTGCAGGCGGCCCGCGCGAGCACGGAGACCAGACCCACGGTGGTGGTGCTGCACGGGGCGCCCGGCAGCGGCCGTACGACGCTGGCGGTGCGGGCCGCGCACGAGCTGAAGGACCACTTCCGCGGGGCCTGCGTGGTCGACCTGCGCGGCGACGGCTCCGGCGAGCCCGCGCTGTCCACGCGGGACGCGCTGCTGCACCTGCTGAACCGGCTCGGCGCGCCGCGCGAACAGCTGCTGTTCCGGGAGCGGACCTCCCCGGACCAGCAGGTCAAACGGCTGAGCGAGCTGTACCACCAGCATCTGACCGGCACGCCGGTCGCCATCGTCCTCGACGACGCCTCCGACCCGCAGCAGGTCCGCACGCTCCTCCCCGAACGCTCCGACAGCCTGGTGCTGGTCACCTCCCGCTCCCCGCTGGGGCTGCCCGAGGACCTGCCCGCGCGGGTGCACCGGCTGCCGGTGGAGCCGCTGGACGCGGCCGGCGCGGAGGAACTGCTGACCGCCGTCGCGCAGGACGCCTCCGGCCCGTACGACGCCGAGTCCGCGGAGCGGGTACGGGAGCTGTGCGGGGGTCTGCCGCTGGCGCTGCGGCTGGCCGGCGCCGCCCTCGGGCCGCGCTCCGCGCTCGCCCTCGCCACCGGCCTCGACGGCTACGGGCCCGTCGAACCCGTCGAGCGCGCCCTGTGGCTGCGCTACACCGACCAGCCGGACACCGTGCGGCGGCTGCTGCGCCGGCTGGCCCTGGCCGGGCGCGCCTCGCTGGGCGCGGCCGCGGCGGCGGCGCTGCTCTCCACCGACGAGGCGGAGGCCACCCGGCACCTGGAGGCGCTGCACCGGGCCGGGCTGATCGACCGCGTCCGGCACGGCCGGTACCGGCTGCACGCCCTGGTGCGCGCCTTCGCGCAGGCCCGCCTCCTCGACGAGGAGGACCCGGACGAGCGCGCCGCCGCGCACGAACGGCTGATCGTCACCTACGCCGAGCTCGCCGACTCGGTGCTGCGGCTGGTCGACGGGAACATGTCGACCCGCTCCGACCGCTTCGGCCCCTACGGCTTCACCTCCCTGGACGAGGCGCTGCGCTGGCTGGACGACGAGTCCAGCTTCATCACGGCGGCGCTGCGGCACGCCGAGGGCGTGAACCAGGCGGCGGTGCTGAACCTGCTGGGCGCCCTGTGCGACTACTGCCTGCTGCGCGGCGACCTCTACCGGCTGGGCGAGATCAACGAGCTGGCGCAGACCGTCGACGAAGGGCTGCTGGTCCGCTCCGTGCAGTGGCGCACGGGCATCGCGGCACGGCAGCTCGGCGAGCTGGACACGGCGCGGACCACCCTGACGTCGGTGGTGGACCTGTACCGGGAGGCGCAGCACGAGGCGGGGGCGGCGCGGGCGCTGACCTCGCTCGGCATCACGCTGCACCACCAGGGCAACCTGACGGAGGCGTCGGCGCGGCTGCGGGAGGCGATGGGCCTCCAGGCGTCCGACGCACTGGCCGCCGACCGTGCCTGGACGATGCACGCGCTGGCCGCCGTGGAGCGGGACCGGGCCCGGCTGGCGGAGGCGCTGGAGCTGCTCACCGGGTCGCTGGTGCTGCACCGCGCGGGCGAGTCCCTGCACGGGCAGGCGTGGGCGCACTTCCAGCTCGGGCAGCTGCACCTGCGGCGCGGCGACGTGCCCCGCGCGGAGGAGGAGCTGCGCACCGCCCTCGGCCTGTACGGCCGCACCCGTGACGCGCGCGGCGAGGCGTGGGCGCTGACCGAGCTGGCGCGGGCCCGGCTGGTGGACGGGGACGCGGGACCGGCGGTGGAGGAGCTGCGCCGGGCCGCCGCCCGGCACCGGGACAACGAGGACGCGCGCGGCGAGGCGTGGACGCTGTACTACCTGGGGCAGGCCCTGGAGGAGAGCGGCGACCTGGACAGCGCGGTGCGCGAGCTGGAGCGCGCCCGCACGATGTTCTCCCGCATGCGGGACGTCTACGGTCTGGCCTGTGCCCGGCACCACTCGGCGCGGGTGACCCGCGACCAGCGGGCGGCCCGGACCGGCTCACTGCGCAACTCCGGCTTCGCCCGGCAGCTGCTGGTGGACGCGCGCGCCGACTTCCAGCGGATCCAGGTGGCGCACGGCGAGGCGTGGACGTGTCTGGAGCTGGCCGTCGTCGACGCGGGCAACGCCCGCACCCAGCAGGCGCTGGCGCTGTGCGACGAGGCGGTGGCGCTGTTCGTCTCCTACGGCGACCGGCGCGGCGAGGACTGGGCGCGCTTCCTGCGCTGCACGCTCCTGCCGTACGCGGCCCCGGGCGGCACGGAGGTCGGCACGGCGGTGGCCCGGCAGGAGCTCGCCGACCTGGCCGTCGCGGTCCACCCGGCCCGCGATCCGAGACTCACCGACAGCGTCGAGGCCTACCGGCTCCTCCTGGAGCGCGGCGTCAGCCTCGACACCGGCTGGCAGGCCTGGAACCTCGGCCTGGTCCCGGGCCGCCACGCCCGCGAGGTAATGGGGGTGCCGGTCCCGCTGGACGCGTGA
- the mca gene encoding mycothiol conjugate amidase Mca, whose product MTDQLRLMAVHAHPDDESSKGAATMAKYVSEGVDVLVVTCTGGERGSILNPKLQGDPYIEEHIHEVRRKEMDEAREILGVKQEWLGFVDSGLPEGDPLPPLPEGCFALEDVDKAAGELVRKIRSFRPQVITTYDENGGYPHPDHIMTHKITMVAFEGAADTEKYPEGEFGPAYQPLKVYYNQGFNRPRTEALHQAMLERGLESPYGDWLKRWDEFERKERTLTTHVPCADFFEIRDKALIAHRTQIDPDGGWFRVPLDLQKEVWPTEEYELAKSLVDTSLPEDDLFAGIRDNG is encoded by the coding sequence TTGACTGACCAGCTGCGACTGATGGCCGTGCACGCCCACCCCGACGACGAGTCGAGCAAGGGCGCGGCCACCATGGCGAAGTACGTGTCCGAGGGGGTGGACGTGCTGGTGGTGACCTGCACGGGCGGGGAGCGCGGCTCCATCCTCAACCCCAAGCTCCAGGGGGACCCGTACATCGAGGAGCACATCCACGAGGTGCGCAGGAAGGAGATGGACGAGGCGCGCGAGATCCTCGGCGTGAAGCAGGAGTGGCTGGGCTTCGTCGACTCGGGGCTGCCCGAGGGCGACCCGCTGCCGCCGCTGCCGGAGGGCTGCTTCGCCCTGGAGGACGTCGACAAGGCGGCGGGCGAGCTGGTGCGCAAGATCCGCTCCTTCCGGCCCCAGGTGATCACCACCTACGACGAGAACGGCGGCTACCCGCACCCCGACCACATCATGACCCACAAGATCACGATGGTGGCGTTCGAGGGCGCGGCGGACACCGAGAAGTACCCGGAGGGCGAGTTCGGCCCGGCGTACCAGCCGCTGAAGGTGTACTACAACCAGGGCTTCAACCGGCCCCGCACCGAGGCGCTGCACCAGGCGATGCTGGAGCGCGGGCTCGAGTCGCCCTACGGCGACTGGCTGAAGCGGTGGGACGAGTTCGAGCGCAAGGAGCGCACGCTCACCACGCACGTGCCGTGCGCCGACTTCTTCGAGATCCGCGACAAGGCGCTGATCGCGCACCGCACGCAGATCGACCCCGACGGGGGCTGGTTCCGGGTGCCGCTCGACCTCCAGAAGGAGGTCTGGCCGACGGAGGAGTACGAGCTCGCGAAGTCGCTCGTGGACACCTCCCTCCCCGAGGACGACCTCTTCGCGGGCATCCGGGACAATGGCTGA
- a CDS encoding DUF4307 domain-containing protein, whose product MSTSSTRTPEGRYGRSSDQRADRTLKVVGGVLAVLFTAMIGWFGYHHVAQNEISAELIRFETGEDAVKVHLEVHKDAGVVGYCTVRSQSADGAEVGRADFRFDGDATRIDEVVTLRTTSPGTSAELLGCHAE is encoded by the coding sequence ATGAGTACGTCGAGCACGCGGACCCCCGAGGGCCGTTACGGCCGCTCCTCGGACCAGCGCGCCGACCGCACCCTCAAGGTCGTCGGCGGGGTGCTCGCCGTCCTGTTCACCGCCATGATCGGCTGGTTCGGCTACCACCACGTCGCGCAGAACGAGATCAGCGCCGAGCTGATCCGCTTCGAGACCGGCGAGGACGCGGTGAAGGTGCACCTGGAGGTGCACAAGGACGCCGGCGTCGTCGGCTACTGCACCGTGCGCTCCCAGTCCGCGGACGGCGCCGAGGTCGGCCGCGCCGACTTCCGCTTCGACGGCGACGCCACCCGCATCGACGAGGTGGTCACGCTGCGCACCACCTCCCCCGGCACCAGCGCGGAGCTCCTCGGCTGTCACGCCGAGTGA
- the greA gene encoding transcription elongation factor GreA, whose amino-acid sequence MTQTSENVTWLTQEAYNKLKEELAYLTGPARTEIAAKIAAAREEGDLRENGGYHAAKEEQGKQELRVRQLTQLLENAKVGTPPAADGSVAPGMVVTIAFDGDEDDTLTFLLASREYASSEIETYSPQSPLGTGVMGHKVGEDAEYELPNGKKASVKILKAEPYDG is encoded by the coding sequence GTGACCCAGACCAGCGAGAACGTCACCTGGCTGACCCAGGAGGCGTACAACAAGCTCAAGGAAGAGCTTGCGTACCTTACTGGTCCCGCGCGCACGGAGATCGCCGCCAAGATCGCCGCCGCGCGTGAGGAGGGCGACCTGCGTGAGAACGGCGGGTACCACGCGGCCAAGGAGGAGCAGGGCAAGCAGGAGCTCCGTGTGCGCCAGCTCACCCAGCTCCTCGAGAACGCCAAGGTGGGCACACCCCCGGCGGCCGACGGCTCGGTGGCGCCGGGCATGGTCGTGACGATCGCCTTCGACGGTGACGAGGACGACACGCTGACCTTCCTGCTCGCCTCCCGCGAGTACGCGAGCTCCGAGATCGAGACCTACTCGCCGCAGTCCCCGCTGGGCACCGGCGTGATGGGCCACAAGGTCGGCGAGGACGCGGAGTACGAACTGCCGAACGGCAAGAAGGCGTCGGTGAAGATCCTCAAGGCCGAGCCGTACGACGGCTGA
- a CDS encoding ABC transporter permease yields MSTVTESTRVASPGNAFSRSVRDSLVVAKRNLIRMARIPEVVIFGLIQPIMFVVLFSYVFGGSLDIGGSTSPQVYREFLMAGIFAQTVTFATAGAGAGIAEDMHKGLIDRFRSLPMARGAVLTGRTLADMVQTALTLLVLAVVALLVGWRTHTGIGEVLGAFGLLLLTGYAFTWIGAVIGLSVRTPEAATSGGLVWLFPVTFVSNAFVDSSNMTPWLRHIADWNPFSATVQACRELFGNPGVSTSDAWPMQHPVWASVIYSVLIIVVFRTLAVRRYRSAAA; encoded by the coding sequence GTGAGCACCGTCACCGAGTCCACGCGGGTCGCGTCCCCCGGCAACGCCTTCAGCCGCTCGGTCCGCGACTCGCTGGTCGTCGCCAAGCGCAACCTGATCCGCATGGCCCGCATCCCCGAAGTGGTCATCTTCGGACTGATCCAGCCGATCATGTTCGTGGTGCTGTTCTCGTACGTGTTCGGCGGCTCGCTGGACATCGGCGGCAGCACCAGCCCGCAGGTCTACCGCGAGTTCCTGATGGCCGGCATCTTCGCCCAGACCGTCACCTTCGCCACCGCGGGGGCCGGCGCGGGCATCGCCGAGGACATGCACAAGGGGCTCATCGACCGCTTCCGCTCCCTGCCGATGGCGCGCGGCGCGGTGCTCACCGGCCGCACCCTCGCCGACATGGTGCAGACGGCGCTCACCCTGCTCGTGCTCGCCGTCGTCGCCCTGCTGGTCGGCTGGCGCACCCACACCGGCATCGGCGAGGTGCTCGGCGCGTTCGGCCTGCTGCTGCTCACCGGGTACGCGTTCACCTGGATCGGCGCGGTCATCGGCCTGTCGGTGCGCACGCCGGAGGCGGCCACCTCCGGCGGACTGGTCTGGCTCTTCCCGGTCACGTTCGTGTCGAACGCGTTCGTGGACTCCAGCAACATGACGCCGTGGCTGCGGCACATCGCGGACTGGAACCCGTTCAGCGCCACCGTCCAGGCCTGCCGCGAGCTGTTCGGCAACCCGGGCGTCTCCACCTCGGACGCCTGGCCGATGCAGCACCCGGTGTGGGCGTCGGTGATCTACTCGGTGCTGATCATCGTGGTCTTCCGGACCCTGGCCGTGCGCCGGTACCGCTCGGCGGCGGCATGA
- a CDS encoding ATP-binding cassette domain-containing protein: protein MPGAIQAEGLVKTFGDVKALDGVDLEVPEGTVLGLLGPNGAGKTTTVRCLTTLLRPDSGKAVVAGIDVLKHPDAVRRSIGLSGQFAAVDEYLTGRENLQMVGQLYQMRAKAARARADELLEQFHLADAADRTAKTYSGGMRRRLDLAAALVVSPPVMFMDEPTTGLDPRNRQQLWDVIKNLVSGGTTLLLTTQYLEEADHLAHDIAVVDQGRVIAQGTSDQLKARTGGDRVEVVVHEREHIRTAAALLDKYSLRGPGRGDTTVEEHMRKITTPVSGGAKLLAEVIRELDADGIEIDDIGLRRPTLDDVFLSLTGHAAESAPSDAEEAAK from the coding sequence ATGCCAGGTGCCATTCAGGCCGAAGGTCTGGTGAAGACCTTCGGAGACGTCAAGGCACTGGACGGCGTCGACCTCGAGGTCCCCGAGGGAACCGTCCTGGGACTGCTCGGGCCCAACGGCGCGGGCAAGACCACCACCGTCCGCTGTCTCACCACGCTGCTCCGTCCCGACAGCGGCAAGGCCGTCGTCGCCGGCATCGACGTGCTGAAGCACCCCGACGCCGTGCGCCGCTCGATCGGTCTGTCCGGCCAGTTCGCCGCCGTCGACGAGTACCTCACCGGCCGGGAGAACCTCCAGATGGTCGGCCAGCTGTACCAGATGAGGGCCAAGGCCGCCCGGGCCCGCGCGGACGAGCTGCTGGAGCAGTTCCACCTGGCGGACGCGGCCGACCGCACGGCGAAGACCTACTCCGGCGGCATGCGCCGCCGGCTCGACCTCGCCGCCGCCCTGGTCGTCTCCCCGCCCGTGATGTTCATGGACGAACCGACGACCGGTCTCGACCCGCGCAACCGCCAGCAGCTCTGGGACGTGATCAAGAACCTCGTCTCCGGCGGCACGACCCTGCTGCTCACCACGCAGTACCTGGAGGAGGCCGACCACCTGGCGCACGACATCGCGGTCGTCGACCAGGGCCGGGTCATCGCCCAGGGCACCTCCGACCAGCTCAAGGCCCGCACCGGCGGCGACCGCGTCGAGGTCGTGGTGCACGAGCGCGAGCACATCCGCACCGCGGCCGCCCTCCTCGACAAGTACAGCCTGCGCGGCCCCGGCCGCGGCGACACCACGGTCGAGGAGCACATGCGCAAGATCACGACACCGGTCTCCGGCGGGGCGAAGCTGCTCGCCGAAGTCATCCGCGAGCTCGACGCCGACGGCATCGAGATCGACGACATCGGGCTGCGCCGCCCCACCCTCGACGACGTGTTCCTCTCCCTCACCGGCCACGCCGCCGAGTCCGCCCCGTCCGACGCCGAGGAGGCCGCGAAGTGA
- the ilvA gene encoding threonine ammonia-lyase produces MNHSTAGRLRTVTLDDVRGARKVLSGVARTTALEGSRYLSRQVGAPTLLKCENLQRTGSFKLRGAYVRIAGLLPEERAAGVVAASAGNHAQGVALASALLGVRSTVFMPKGAPLPKISATREYGAEVRLHGQVVDESLAAAQEYARETGAVFIHPFDHPDVIAGQGTVGLEILEQCPEVRTIVVGVGGGGLAAGIAVAVKALRPDVRIVGVQAEGAAAYPPSLAAGRPVSLDHPVTMADGIKVGRPGDVPFGLVGELVDEVRTVTEDELSAALLLCLERAKLVVEPAGASPVAALLSRPEAFEGPVVAVLSGGNVDPVLMERVLRHGMAAQGRYLAVRLRLTDRPGALASLLGALSAVDANVLDVSHMRTDPRLGLTEAEVELHLETKGPAHCAEVQQALRDAGHTVTG; encoded by the coding sequence ATGAACCACAGCACGGCCGGCCGACTGCGGACCGTCACCCTCGACGACGTGCGCGGCGCTCGGAAGGTGCTCTCCGGCGTGGCCCGCACGACCGCTCTGGAGGGCAGCCGGTACCTGTCCCGGCAGGTGGGCGCGCCGACGCTGCTGAAGTGCGAGAACCTCCAGCGGACCGGGTCCTTCAAGCTGCGCGGCGCGTACGTGCGGATCGCCGGGCTGCTCCCCGAGGAGCGGGCCGCGGGGGTCGTCGCGGCGAGCGCGGGCAACCACGCGCAGGGCGTGGCGCTGGCGTCGGCGCTGCTCGGGGTGCGGTCCACGGTGTTCATGCCGAAGGGCGCCCCGCTGCCGAAGATCAGCGCGACCCGGGAGTACGGCGCCGAGGTGCGCCTGCACGGCCAGGTGGTGGACGAGTCGCTGGCCGCGGCGCAGGAGTACGCGCGCGAGACGGGCGCGGTGTTCATCCACCCCTTCGACCACCCGGACGTCATCGCAGGCCAGGGCACGGTGGGACTGGAGATTCTGGAGCAGTGCCCCGAGGTGCGCACGATCGTCGTCGGGGTCGGCGGGGGCGGGCTGGCCGCCGGGATCGCGGTCGCGGTGAAGGCGCTGCGGCCGGACGTGCGGATCGTCGGCGTGCAGGCGGAGGGCGCGGCGGCCTACCCGCCGTCGCTGGCCGCCGGGCGCCCGGTGTCGCTGGACCACCCGGTCACGATGGCCGACGGGATCAAGGTGGGGCGGCCCGGCGACGTGCCGTTCGGGCTGGTCGGCGAGTTGGTGGACGAGGTGCGCACGGTCACCGAGGACGAGCTGTCGGCCGCGCTGCTGCTGTGTCTGGAGCGGGCCAAGCTGGTGGTCGAGCCGGCCGGGGCGAGCCCGGTCGCGGCGCTGCTGAGCCGGCCCGAGGCCTTCGAGGGGCCGGTCGTCGCGGTGCTGTCCGGCGGCAACGTGGACCCGGTGCTGATGGAACGGGTGCTGCGGCACGGCATGGCGGCGCAGGGCCGCTACCTGGCCGTCCGGCTGCGGCTGACGGACCGGCCGGGCGCCCTGGCCTCGCTGCTGGGGGCGCTGTCCGCGGTCGATGCCAACGTCCTCGACGTGAGCCACATGCGGACCGACCCGCGGCTGGGACTCACGGAGGCGGAGGTCGAGCTGCATCTGGAGACCAAGGGGCCGGCGCACTGCGCCGAGGTCCAGCAGGCGCTGCGCGACGCGGGTCACACGGTGACGGGTTAG
- a CDS encoding MarR family transcriptional regulator, translating to MSMDMTTDPAADGDTGLLDTLQHEVALFARRAEQTRLGGVGQVRNSMDRAAYLLLNRLDKEGPMGVKALAASMGIDSSTVTRQVAPLVDTGLVKRTSHPEDGRAVVLQLSPRGQARLEEVRVSRRQLMAELTDDWAPEEREAFCALLTRFNGALSARMAGHDRGDA from the coding sequence ATGTCGATGGACATGACGACCGATCCGGCCGCGGACGGTGACACCGGTCTTCTCGACACTCTGCAGCACGAGGTGGCGCTCTTCGCCCGCCGTGCCGAACAGACCCGGCTCGGCGGGGTCGGCCAGGTCCGCAACTCCATGGACCGCGCCGCCTACCTGCTGCTCAACCGGCTCGACAAGGAAGGCCCGATGGGCGTCAAGGCCCTGGCCGCGAGCATGGGGATCGACTCCTCCACCGTCACCCGGCAGGTGGCGCCGCTCGTGGACACCGGCCTGGTCAAGCGGACCTCGCACCCCGAGGACGGCCGCGCGGTCGTGCTCCAGCTCTCCCCGCGCGGCCAGGCCCGCCTGGAGGAAGTACGCGTCTCCCGGCGGCAGTTGATGGCCGAGCTGACCGACGACTGGGCGCCGGAGGAGCGCGAGGCGTTCTGCGCGCTCCTCACCCGGTTCAACGGCGCGCTGTCCGCCCGGATGGCCGGGCACGACCGCGGCGACGCCTGA
- a CDS encoding sigma factor-like helix-turn-helix DNA-binding protein: MRPRHACDDVRRAQEFRAYVAGAGGRLLHTATLLTAEPRDANPRAQRLLTLALARTYACWERLHGEDPYDHTRRHLMIRFALGALRHGGRLPFRPRPGGPLAGLSPQERLILVMRLHEGIGEERAAALLGLPAERVRAVQNRAMAVMLRPEPEPARAPGRVGTVPS, from the coding sequence GTGCGACCACGGCATGCGTGCGACGACGTCCGTCGCGCCCAGGAGTTCCGGGCGTACGTCGCGGGTGCGGGCGGACGGCTGCTGCACACCGCGACCCTGCTGACCGCCGAGCCGCGGGACGCCAACCCGCGCGCCCAGCGCCTGCTCACCCTCGCCCTGGCCCGTACGTACGCCTGCTGGGAGCGGCTGCACGGCGAGGACCCGTACGACCACACCCGGCGGCACCTGATGATCAGGTTCGCGCTCGGCGCCCTGCGTCACGGCGGGCGGCTCCCCTTCCGGCCCCGTCCCGGCGGCCCGCTGGCCGGGCTGAGCCCGCAGGAGCGGCTGATCCTGGTCATGCGGCTGCACGAGGGCATCGGCGAGGAGCGGGCGGCGGCCCTGCTGGGGCTCCCCGCCGAGCGCGTACGGGCCGTGCAGAACCGCGCGATGGCCGTCATGCTGCGCCCGGAGCCGGAACCGGCCCGCGCGCCGGGACGCGTCGGCACGGTGCCGTCATGA
- a CDS encoding cystathionine gamma-synthase, which translates to MSDRHISQHFETLAIHAGNTADPLTGAVVPPIYQVSTYKQDGVGGLRGGYEYSRSANPTRTALEENLAALEGGRRGLAFASGLAAEDCLLRTLLAPGDHVVIPNDAYGGTFRLFAKVVARWGVQWSVADTSDPAAVRDAITPKTRAIWVETPSNPLLGITDIAAVAQVARDAGVRLVVDNTFATPYLQQPLALGADVVVHSLTKYMGGHSDVVGGALVTADAELGEELAFHQNAMGAVAGPFDAWLVLRGTKTLSVRMDRHSENATRVADMLTRHPRVTSVLYPGLPDHPGHEVAAKQMRAFGGMISFRVEGGEQAAVEVCDRARVFTLGESLGGVESLIEHPGRMTHASVAGSQLEVPADLVRLSVGIENVDDLLEDLQQALGR; encoded by the coding sequence ATGAGCGACAGGCACATCAGTCAGCACTTCGAGACGCTCGCGATCCACGCGGGCAACACCGCCGACCCTCTGACGGGGGCGGTCGTCCCGCCGATCTACCAGGTGTCCACCTACAAGCAGGACGGCGTCGGCGGCCTGCGCGGCGGCTACGAGTACAGCCGCAGCGCCAACCCGACCAGGACCGCGCTGGAGGAGAACCTGGCCGCCCTGGAGGGCGGCCGCCGCGGGCTCGCGTTCGCGTCCGGACTGGCGGCCGAGGACTGCCTGCTGCGCACGCTGCTCGCGCCCGGCGACCACGTGGTCATCCCGAACGACGCGTACGGCGGCACGTTCCGCCTGTTCGCCAAGGTCGTGGCCCGCTGGGGCGTTCAGTGGTCGGTGGCCGACACCTCCGACCCGGCCGCGGTGCGGGACGCGATCACCCCGAAGACCAGGGCGATCTGGGTGGAGACCCCCTCCAACCCGCTGCTCGGCATCACCGACATCGCCGCCGTCGCCCAGGTGGCGCGGGACGCCGGCGTCCGGCTGGTCGTCGACAACACCTTCGCCACGCCGTACCTGCAGCAGCCGCTCGCGCTCGGCGCGGACGTCGTCGTGCACTCCCTGACCAAGTACATGGGCGGCCACTCGGACGTCGTCGGCGGCGCCCTGGTCACCGCCGACGCGGAGCTGGGCGAGGAGCTGGCGTTCCACCAGAACGCGATGGGCGCGGTCGCCGGGCCCTTCGACGCGTGGCTGGTGCTGCGCGGCACCAAGACGCTGTCGGTGCGCATGGACCGGCACAGCGAGAACGCGACCCGCGTCGCCGACATGCTCACCCGCCACCCGCGCGTGACGAGCGTGCTCTACCCGGGTCTGCCCGACCACCCCGGTCACGAGGTCGCCGCCAAGCAGATGCGCGCCTTCGGCGGCATGATCTCCTTCCGCGTCGAGGGCGGCGAGCAGGCGGCCGTCGAGGTGTGCGACCGCGCGCGGGTGTTCACCCTCGGCGAGTCCCTGGGCGGCGTCGAGTCGCTGATCGAGCACCCCGGCCGGATGACGCACGCGTCGGTCGCCGGTTCGCAGCTCGAGGTGCCCGCCGACCTGGTGCGCCTGTCCGTCGGCATCGAGAACGTCGACGACCTGCTCGAGGACCTGCAGCAGGCGCTGGGCCGCTAG